A genomic stretch from Mya arenaria isolate MELC-2E11 chromosome 10, ASM2691426v1 includes:
- the LOC128205198 gene encoding calmodulin-regulated spectrin-associated protein 1-like isoform X6 produces MDSWQSDGADDSDGEIVEIIPVEEYDVQKAKAQASLSWLLGKAYQDKVPTEFQQPFYDTGEGVWHVKPRLANLLASSELYCQACRHMFGENASQWTGHWSIIQVLSRKGIYAGGSDSGDVTETILMQSAPFKLKAHIALIDALMTAFSQEILTVERVTQTVRRFATFNASSELPGDVSDAALFWVNKVCVTVQRHLEATQSPVIEGGETSQKVRIVSARTPRESISVPILESLVEDIGDGCSMATLLSFYCPQILNIDDVCLKTNVGIADSLYNLRLVKTFCQRHLPHRTWHFTFEDLLYTHATLTVNIIMMLAEFFYWFEIKTLPIVTGAGLNTAAGGKENITRPQSSSVPRVANVPSVSNVTKASFQRVRGDSELRASSTPDLNKMSPSSSAPPPHRAGPLLHKRHETHGRDGNHLTEPQASVQRANSLTSHDLRRPAPPRESIVAWPEKGHGQTGMPSVSLSHAGINLLANVSIDSDLGASFSSTSIDLGDLGATPRTDRSQFDHPTSQQDGDGQGNNVISFSLMNKKGTPFPTQNQTPVPEDLELESVNSCTSRHGEYSQRGDSVEPNVNSLIGGNLEPLLPARLKPAKEKGNNHSKEEERDETPKRKTPSPPKVKKKVNIDPHLAIINNSQSCDIEQTVTPTNESQNLSVDFNLSPYTQSTQAEGGYQLPHASDHPDNKKFEAFFVRGSVTESEDNIPTHRSDITVAESYVVNNCDTPEAARAAGIPIIDETETSPHRRLSREGSVASSKSSGDFSDHESHKIHADHKTRESLNKIINNNDIGRIDENALSDPSRFIIQKPVIMSRVPRETGNQTGPKGQATSFSQIKHMKQLGQIDNSGFVYMQHGQDESKGRPTSLRDAFQRKAQEKKSPLGSGSGDRQELSQSEATGDSSAENGAVSQELIKIKMKLEEKRKAIERKKHTQEIQQQKMRQRLGKAAFLHVVAKPKDDSEATESNHVENGAPPARMTLSDPQLPLAPANMSPQLISPAHQQSPRHRGDIQKTIENVRKNWFNEADPLGAKAMDRSECESPEQSQSSNGVYFNRDDEMQSSQESQGSQSSQGRRPVFDRRSTSVERVSSLAESFRSPQDIESPHRESPSRGFDRRSGSKERSVSSQQQPVSQPFVPASAELQLSRAVPEQMPRGEDVERRSVSVERSPRPEARKEPCPRVQRSGSYDEYNHSIDKLNQSLTDLQGEIMKLSLKQIKQRSEAAKDQRSRSKSPPNMLDVRQKTMPERDSSEGEGQGQDERSRSLQPTHNLGQARSSSEPRQVQQENEQIGNYNSSTLPRPLNNFPQGHGHLSNQPFMMQHPASVAGLTGPVYGSPSQYIPSPGQAGMPPTAQQYGSYIMGPGGMPQYQHSPPQMYSPGVHSMYQGHPGQPYPGAQHIVSPQSQQPIPYSTVYSSPTTHFQPVQPLAATYTTSAHQHVAYTPPSSHPANFLPASYPPQQQQVLQTGIESLPMQPVQTGSSQVNQSRGQPNVTTDSLGSTAEVSQPYVPKSDRQMTNDNTEADQNGFFVSMNEGSPRRMKAKPQLSDRRAKNDSFSSDKSDSSNKTSESVETSNKTDTNKYGSSVIADFAQDMSRGQDVSPAAKAPGGDTSVQEPVADTSHQSDTSAVGFVIGQDESTLDQSAEEEMQRRKEKLEKMRLKRQEEAEKKRLRLEQEAARRREAEQMKQDESERRKSSDKARREAIFQQYISKKEEDDDSVKPRTKQKPRPKSMFVKGGPDFTEVSMNTLHNGGGDGKPLAYGGLTHRRPPSPDLYRTRKGPRSNEGSETGSAHGSEYSGPKLFVRPSAKSNRHIITNAISHCCLAGIVNTDQKNKVLEEIAKSNAKHFIILFRDASCGYRSLYGFDPDTEDCVKIIGVGPRFIQHDMVEKYFKYNSGAKSFSEVVSTKHISVSIDAISLQNSVWKPLKPPAKANR; encoded by the exons ATGGACTCCTGGCAAAGCGACGGGGCGGATGATTCCGATGGTGAAATTGTGGAGATTATACCAGTGGAAGAATACGATGTCCAGAAG gcAAAAGCTCAAGCCTCCCTGTCGTGGTTATTGGGCAAGGCTTACCAAGATAAAGTCCCCACAGAGTTCCAGCAACCATTCTATGACACAGGGGAG GGAGTGTGGCATGTAAAGCCGAGGTTAGCCAACCTTCTGGCAAGCAGTGAGTTGTACTGTCAGGCGTGTAGACACATGTTTGGGGAAAATGCCTCACAGTGGACAG GTCACTGGAGCATCATCCAGGTTCTGTCGAGGAAGGGAATCTACGCTGGGGGCTCGGACTCCGGGGACGTTACTGAGACCATTCTTATGCAGTCAGCTCCATTTAAACTG AAAGCCCACATCGCCCTTATTGACGCCCTGATGACAGCATTCAGCCAGGAGATACTCACAGTAGAACGTGTCACCCAGACTGTTAGGCGGTTTGCTACATTCAACGCTTCCAGTGAACTACCAG GTGATGTATCGGACGCAGCATTGTTTTGGGTGAACAAGGTGTGTGTAACCGTACAGCGCCACTTGGAGGCCACACAGTCCCCTGTCATAGAGGGTGGGGAAACCAGCCAGAAG GTGCGAATCGTGAGTGCCCGTACTCCGCGGGAGTCAATCTCTGTGCCAATTCTTGAGTCTCTTGTGGAAGATATCGGAGACGGCTGCTCCATGGCCACACTGCTCAGTTTTTACTGCCCTCAGATACTCAACATTGATG ATGTGTGTTTGAAAACCAATGTTGGTATTGCTGATTCGCTGTACAATCTGCGGCTGGTAAAAACGTTCTGTCAGCGCCACCTGCCCCATCGGACCTGGCACTTTACATTCGAGGACTTACTGTACACACACGCTACATTGACTGTCAACATTATCATGATGCTGGCTGAGTTCTTCTACTGGTTTGAGATTAAGACCCTGCCCATTGTGACCGGAGCTGGGTTAAATACAGCAGCTGGTGGTAAAG AAAATATCACTCGTCCCCAGTCGTCATCTGTCCCCCGCGTGGCCAATGTTCCCAGCGTGAGTAACGTGACAAAGGCCAGTTTCCAGCGTGTACGAGGGGACAGTGAGCTCCGGGCTAGTAGCACCCCTGACCTAAACAAGATGTCCCCGTCTTCGTCAGCCCCTCCCCCTCACAGGGCGGGGCCCCTGCTGCATAAACGACACGAGACACATGGCAGAGATGGCAACCACCTCACTG AGCCACAAGCCAGTGTCCAAAGAGCCAATTCCCTGACATCACATGACCTGAGACGTCCAGCCCCACCCCGGGAGTCTATAGTTGCCTGGCCGGAGAAAGG GCATGGTCAGACAGGCATGCCCAGTGTTTCCCTCAGCCATGCTGGCATTAACCTGCTGGCCAACGTCAGTATAGACTCCGACCTTGGTGCCAGCTTCTCCAGTACAAGTATTGACCTTGGCGATCTTGGAGCGACCCCGCGGACTGACCGGTCACAATTTGATCACCCTACTTCACAGCAAGATGGTGATGGTCAGGGCAATAACGTTATCAGTTTTAGCCTTATGAACAAAAAAGGCACACCATTTCCTACTCAAAATCAGACTCCAGTACCAGAGGATTTAGAGCTAGAGAGTGTGAACTCTTGTACCTCCAGACATGGAGAGTATTCACAGAGAGGTGACTCTGTAGAACCCAATGTGAACTCTTTAATTGGAGGAAATTTAGAACCTCTACTTCCTGCAAGGTTAAAACCAGCAAAGGAGAAAGGGAATAATCACTCGAAAGAGGAAGAAAGAGATGAAACGCCTAAAAGAAAAACACCTTCGCCTCCTAAAGTGAAGAAAAAAGTGAACATTGATCCTCATTTAGCCATTATAAACAATTCTCAATCATGTGATATTGAACAAACTGTGACTCCCACAAATGAATCTCAGAACTTGTCTGTGGATTTTAATCTTTCTCCTTATACACAAAGTACGCAAGCAGAAGGTGGTTATCAACTGCCACATGCCAGTGATCATCCAGACAACAAGAAGTTTGAGGCATTCTTTGTGAGAGGAAGTGTAACAGAGTCTGAAGATAATATACCCACTCACCGTAGTGATATTACAGTGGCCGAGAGTTACGTTGTTAACAACTGTGACACTCCTGAGGCAGCGCGGGCTGCTGGTATACCCATTATAGATGAGACCGAGACTTCCCCTCATCGACGACTGTCGCGGGAGGGCAGTGTGGCCAGTAGTAAAAGTTCTGGGGATTTTTCGGACCATGAGTCTCACAAAATACATGCTGACCATAAGACTAGGGAGAGCctgaacaaaataattaataacaatgaCATTGGTAGAATCGATGAGAACGCTTTGTCAGATCCAAGCAGGTTTATAATTCAGAAGCCAGTAATAATGTCAAGGGTACCGAGGGAGACTGGTAACCAAACTGGGCCTAAAGGCCAGGCCACATCATTTTCTCAgattaaacatatgaaacagTTGGGACAGATTGATAACTCTGGATTTGTTTACATGCAACATGGGCAAGACGAAAGCAAGGGACGGCCAACATCATTGCGAGATGCTTTTCAGAGGAAAGCACAGGAAAAGAAGTCTCCTCTTGGCAGTGGGTCTGGAGACAGGCAAGAGTTAAGTCAGTCTGAAGCAACGGGAGACAGTTCTGCAGAAAATGGGGCCGTAAGTCAGGAGCTAATTAAGATAAAGATGAAGCTCGAAGAGAAAAGGAAGGCCATTGAAAGGAAGAAACACACCCAGGAGATTCAACAGCAGAAAATGCGACAGAGGCTAGGGAAGGCTGCTTTCCTTCATGTTGTTGCGAAACCGAAAGATGACTCTGAGGCAACAGAGAGCAATCATGTAGAAAATGGTGCTCCACCAGCTAGAATGACACTTTCTGACCCTCAGCTGCCACTAGCACCAGCTAATATGTCTCCCCAGCTGATCTCCCCTGCACACCAGCAATCTCCCAGACACAGAGGGGACATCCAGAAGACAATAGAAAATGTACGCAAAAACTGGTTCAATGAGGCTGACCCTCTAGGGGCTAAAGCTATGGACCGCAGTGAATGTGAAAGTCCTGAGCAAAGCCAATCAAGTAATGGTGTATACTTTAATAGAGATGATGAAATGCAGAGCTCCCAAGAAAGCCAGGGTAGCCAAAGTAGCCAGGGGAGACGACCTGTGTTTGATCGGAGAAGCACCTCTGTTGAAAGAGTTAGTTCCCTTGCAGAGAGTTTTAGATCTCCTCAAGATATTGAATCTCCTCATAGGGAAAGCCCTAGCAGAGGTTTTGATAGACGGAGTGGTTCTAAAGAGCGATCAGTTTCTAGTCAACAACAACCAGTATCTCAACCATTTGTGCCAGCGTCAGCTGAACTTCAGCTATCTAGAGCTGTCCCTGAGCAAATGCCAAGAGGCGAAGATGTCGAGCGAAGGAGTGTGTCAGTAGAGAGAAGCCCAAGGCCTGAGGCCCGCAAAGAACCTTGTCCACGAGTACAGAGGAGTGGCTCTTATGATGAGTACAATCATTCAATAGATAAGCTGAATCAGAGCTTAACTGACCTGCAAGGAGAAATTATGAAACTTTCTCTGAAGCAAATCAAGCAGAGGTCTGAGGCGGCCAAGGAccagaggtcaaggtcaaagtctcCGCCAAATATGCTGGATGTCAGACAGAAGACCATGCCTGAAAGGGATAGCTCAGAAGGTGAAGGTCAGGGTCAAGATGAGAGGTCACGTAGTTTACAGCCCACACATAACCTGGGTCAAGCCCGCAGTTCATCAGAGCCTAGGCAGGTCCAGCAAGAGAATGAACAGATTGGTAACTACAACTCCAGCACCTTGCCTCGACCTTTGAACAACTTtcctcaaggtcatggtcacttgTCCAACCAGCCATTTATGATGCAGCACCCGGCCTCAGTGGCAGGACTGACAGGTCCTGTCTATGGTAGCCCCAGTCAGTACATTCCCTCACCCGGGCAGGCAGGCATGCCGCCCACAGCCCAGCAGTATGGCAGCTATATCATGGGCCCTGGGGGCATGCCCCAGTATCAACACAGCCCACCCCAGATGTATTCTCCAGGGGTCCATTCCATGTACCAAGGCCATCCAGGTCAGCCCTACCCCGGGGCACAGCACATAGTTTCCCCCCAGTCACAGCAACCAATACCTTACTCCACTGTCTACTCCTCCCCTACAACACATTTTCAGCCTGTGCAGCCCCTAGCCGCCACCTACACCACCTCCGCCCATCAACATGTGGCTTACACCCCTCCCAGCTCCCACCCAGCCAACTTCCTGCCTGCTTCATACCCTCCCCAGCAACAGCAGGTGCTACAGACTGGTATAGAGTCTTTGCCAATGCAACCAGTCCAGACTGGATCTAGTCAAGTTAACCAGTCCAGAGGACAGCCAAATGTTACGACTGATTCACTAGGGTCTACTGCTGAAGTAAGTCAACCTTATGTTCCAAAAAGTGACAGGCAAATGACTAATGATAATACTGAAGCAGATCAGAATGGATTCTTTGTGTCAATGAATGAAGGTTCACCAAGAAGAATGAAGGCAAAACCACAGCTAAGTGATAGAAGAGCAAAAAATGACTCCTTTTCAAGTGATAAATCAGATTCTTCCAATAAGACATCAGAAAGTGTGGAGACTAGTAATAAAACAGATACAAACAAGTATGGCTCCTCTGTGATAGCTGACTTTGCCCAGGACATGAGCAGGGGTCAAGATGTTTCCCCTGCTGCAAAGGCCCCAGGGGGTGATACTAGTGTACAGGAGCCTGTTGCGGATACCAGTCATCAATCTGACACATCAGCGGTGGGGTTTGTGATTGGCCAGGATGAGAGTACGCTGGATCAG AGTGCTGAGGAGGAGATGCAGCGACGTAaagaaaaattagaaaaaatgaGGCTAAAACGTCAAGAGGAGGCTGAGAAGAAGAGGCTACGATTAGAGCAGGAGGCCGCACGACGTAGGGAGGCAGAACA GATGAAGCAGGACGAGAGTGAGCGCCGTAAGTCGTCGGATAAGGCCCGACGAGAGGCGATATTCCAACAGTACATTAGTAAGAAAGAAGAGGACGATGATTCCGTAAAGCCCCGCACCAAACAGAAACCAAGGCCCAAGTCCATGTTTGTCAAGGGCGGGCCAGACTTTACTGAAG
- the LOC128205198 gene encoding calmodulin-regulated spectrin-associated protein 1-like isoform X7 — MDSWQSDGADDSDGEIVEIIPVEEYDVQKAKAQASLSWLLGKAYQDKVPTEFQQPFYDTGEGVWHVKPRLANLLASSELYCQACRHMFGENASQWTGHWSIIQVLSRKGIYAGGSDSGDVTETILMQSAPFKLKAHIALIDALMTAFSQEILTVERVTQTVRRFATFNASSELPGDVSDAALFWVNKVCVTVQRHLEATQSPVIEGGETSQKVRIVSARTPRESISVPILESLVEDIGDGCSMATLLSFYCPQILNIDDVCLKTNVGIADSLYNLRLVKTFCQRHLPHRTWHFTFEDLLYTHATLTVNIIMMLAEFFYWFEIKTLPIVTGAGLNTAAGGKENITRPQSSSVPRVANVPSVSNVTKASFQRVRGDSELRASSTPDLNKMSPSSSAPPPHRAGPLLHKRHETHGRDGNHLTEPQASVQRANSLTSHDLRRPAPPRESIVAWPEKGHGQTGMPSVSLSHAGINLLANVSIDSDLGASFSSTSIDLGDLGATPRTDRSQFDHPTSQQDGDGQGNNVISFSLMNKKGTPFPTQNQTPVPEDLELESVNSCTSRHGEYSQRGDSVEPNVNSLIGGNLEPLLPARLKPAKEKGNNHSKEEERDETPKRKTPSPPKVKKKVNIDPHLAIINNSQSCDIEQTVTPTNESQNLSVDFNLSPYTQSTQAEGGYQLPHASDHPDNKKFEAFFVRGSVTESEDNIPTHRSDITVAESYVVNNCDTPEAARAAGIPIIDETETSPHRRLSREGSVASSKSSGDFSDHESHKIHADHKTRESLNKIINNNDIGRIDENALSDPSRFIIQKPVIMSRVPRETGNQTGPKGQATSFSQIKHMKQLGQIDNSGFVYMQHGQDESKGRPTSLRDAFQRKAQEKKSPLGSGSGDRQELSQSEATGDSSAENGAVSQELIKIKMKLEEKRKAIERKKHTQEIQQQKMRQRLGKAAFLHVVAKPKDDSEATESNHVENGAPPARMTLSDPQLPLAPANMSPQLISPAHQQSPRHRGDIQKTIENVRKNWFNEADPLGAKAMDRSECESPEQSQSSNGVYFNRDDEMQSSQESQGSQSSQGRRPVFDRRSTSVERVSSLAESFRSPQDIESPHRESPSRGFDRRSGSKERSVSSQQQPVSQPFVPASAELQLSRAVPEQMPRGEDVERRSVSVERSPRPEARKEPCPRVQRSGSYDEYNHSIDKLNQSLTDLQGEIMKLSLKQIKQRSEAAKDQRSRSKSPPNMLDVRQKTMPERDSSEGEGQGQDERSRSLQPTHNLGQARSSSEPRQVQQENEQIGNYNSSTLPRPLNNFPQGHGHLSNQPFMMQHPASVAGLTGPVYGSPSQYIPSPGQAGMPPTAQQYGSYIMGPGGMPQYQHSPPQMYSPGVHSMYQGHPGQPYPGAQHIVSPQSQQPIPYSTVYSSPTTHFQPVQPLAATYTTSAHQHVAYTPPSSHPANFLPASYPPQQQQVLQTGIESLPMQPVQTGSSQVNQSRGQPNVTTDSLGSTAEVSQPYVPKSDRQMTNDNTEADQNGFFVSMNEGSPRRMKAKPQLSDRRAKNDSFSSDKSDSSNKTSESVETSNKTDTNKYGSSVIADFAQDMSRGQDVSPAAKAPGGDTSVQEPVADTSHQSDTSAVGFVIGQDESTLDQSAEEEMQRRKEKLEKMRLKRQEEAEKKRLRLEQEAARRREAEQMKQDESERRKSSDKARREAIFQQYISKKEEDDDSVKPRTKQKPRPKSMFVKGGPDFTEGGASSTEDLTSRASVEPAGQSSNATSSKGPRNTRNSLAPPSKKQSMRKAGEHFQCP, encoded by the exons ATGGACTCCTGGCAAAGCGACGGGGCGGATGATTCCGATGGTGAAATTGTGGAGATTATACCAGTGGAAGAATACGATGTCCAGAAG gcAAAAGCTCAAGCCTCCCTGTCGTGGTTATTGGGCAAGGCTTACCAAGATAAAGTCCCCACAGAGTTCCAGCAACCATTCTATGACACAGGGGAG GGAGTGTGGCATGTAAAGCCGAGGTTAGCCAACCTTCTGGCAAGCAGTGAGTTGTACTGTCAGGCGTGTAGACACATGTTTGGGGAAAATGCCTCACAGTGGACAG GTCACTGGAGCATCATCCAGGTTCTGTCGAGGAAGGGAATCTACGCTGGGGGCTCGGACTCCGGGGACGTTACTGAGACCATTCTTATGCAGTCAGCTCCATTTAAACTG AAAGCCCACATCGCCCTTATTGACGCCCTGATGACAGCATTCAGCCAGGAGATACTCACAGTAGAACGTGTCACCCAGACTGTTAGGCGGTTTGCTACATTCAACGCTTCCAGTGAACTACCAG GTGATGTATCGGACGCAGCATTGTTTTGGGTGAACAAGGTGTGTGTAACCGTACAGCGCCACTTGGAGGCCACACAGTCCCCTGTCATAGAGGGTGGGGAAACCAGCCAGAAG GTGCGAATCGTGAGTGCCCGTACTCCGCGGGAGTCAATCTCTGTGCCAATTCTTGAGTCTCTTGTGGAAGATATCGGAGACGGCTGCTCCATGGCCACACTGCTCAGTTTTTACTGCCCTCAGATACTCAACATTGATG ATGTGTGTTTGAAAACCAATGTTGGTATTGCTGATTCGCTGTACAATCTGCGGCTGGTAAAAACGTTCTGTCAGCGCCACCTGCCCCATCGGACCTGGCACTTTACATTCGAGGACTTACTGTACACACACGCTACATTGACTGTCAACATTATCATGATGCTGGCTGAGTTCTTCTACTGGTTTGAGATTAAGACCCTGCCCATTGTGACCGGAGCTGGGTTAAATACAGCAGCTGGTGGTAAAG AAAATATCACTCGTCCCCAGTCGTCATCTGTCCCCCGCGTGGCCAATGTTCCCAGCGTGAGTAACGTGACAAAGGCCAGTTTCCAGCGTGTACGAGGGGACAGTGAGCTCCGGGCTAGTAGCACCCCTGACCTAAACAAGATGTCCCCGTCTTCGTCAGCCCCTCCCCCTCACAGGGCGGGGCCCCTGCTGCATAAACGACACGAGACACATGGCAGAGATGGCAACCACCTCACTG AGCCACAAGCCAGTGTCCAAAGAGCCAATTCCCTGACATCACATGACCTGAGACGTCCAGCCCCACCCCGGGAGTCTATAGTTGCCTGGCCGGAGAAAGG GCATGGTCAGACAGGCATGCCCAGTGTTTCCCTCAGCCATGCTGGCATTAACCTGCTGGCCAACGTCAGTATAGACTCCGACCTTGGTGCCAGCTTCTCCAGTACAAGTATTGACCTTGGCGATCTTGGAGCGACCCCGCGGACTGACCGGTCACAATTTGATCACCCTACTTCACAGCAAGATGGTGATGGTCAGGGCAATAACGTTATCAGTTTTAGCCTTATGAACAAAAAAGGCACACCATTTCCTACTCAAAATCAGACTCCAGTACCAGAGGATTTAGAGCTAGAGAGTGTGAACTCTTGTACCTCCAGACATGGAGAGTATTCACAGAGAGGTGACTCTGTAGAACCCAATGTGAACTCTTTAATTGGAGGAAATTTAGAACCTCTACTTCCTGCAAGGTTAAAACCAGCAAAGGAGAAAGGGAATAATCACTCGAAAGAGGAAGAAAGAGATGAAACGCCTAAAAGAAAAACACCTTCGCCTCCTAAAGTGAAGAAAAAAGTGAACATTGATCCTCATTTAGCCATTATAAACAATTCTCAATCATGTGATATTGAACAAACTGTGACTCCCACAAATGAATCTCAGAACTTGTCTGTGGATTTTAATCTTTCTCCTTATACACAAAGTACGCAAGCAGAAGGTGGTTATCAACTGCCACATGCCAGTGATCATCCAGACAACAAGAAGTTTGAGGCATTCTTTGTGAGAGGAAGTGTAACAGAGTCTGAAGATAATATACCCACTCACCGTAGTGATATTACAGTGGCCGAGAGTTACGTTGTTAACAACTGTGACACTCCTGAGGCAGCGCGGGCTGCTGGTATACCCATTATAGATGAGACCGAGACTTCCCCTCATCGACGACTGTCGCGGGAGGGCAGTGTGGCCAGTAGTAAAAGTTCTGGGGATTTTTCGGACCATGAGTCTCACAAAATACATGCTGACCATAAGACTAGGGAGAGCctgaacaaaataattaataacaatgaCATTGGTAGAATCGATGAGAACGCTTTGTCAGATCCAAGCAGGTTTATAATTCAGAAGCCAGTAATAATGTCAAGGGTACCGAGGGAGACTGGTAACCAAACTGGGCCTAAAGGCCAGGCCACATCATTTTCTCAgattaaacatatgaaacagTTGGGACAGATTGATAACTCTGGATTTGTTTACATGCAACATGGGCAAGACGAAAGCAAGGGACGGCCAACATCATTGCGAGATGCTTTTCAGAGGAAAGCACAGGAAAAGAAGTCTCCTCTTGGCAGTGGGTCTGGAGACAGGCAAGAGTTAAGTCAGTCTGAAGCAACGGGAGACAGTTCTGCAGAAAATGGGGCCGTAAGTCAGGAGCTAATTAAGATAAAGATGAAGCTCGAAGAGAAAAGGAAGGCCATTGAAAGGAAGAAACACACCCAGGAGATTCAACAGCAGAAAATGCGACAGAGGCTAGGGAAGGCTGCTTTCCTTCATGTTGTTGCGAAACCGAAAGATGACTCTGAGGCAACAGAGAGCAATCATGTAGAAAATGGTGCTCCACCAGCTAGAATGACACTTTCTGACCCTCAGCTGCCACTAGCACCAGCTAATATGTCTCCCCAGCTGATCTCCCCTGCACACCAGCAATCTCCCAGACACAGAGGGGACATCCAGAAGACAATAGAAAATGTACGCAAAAACTGGTTCAATGAGGCTGACCCTCTAGGGGCTAAAGCTATGGACCGCAGTGAATGTGAAAGTCCTGAGCAAAGCCAATCAAGTAATGGTGTATACTTTAATAGAGATGATGAAATGCAGAGCTCCCAAGAAAGCCAGGGTAGCCAAAGTAGCCAGGGGAGACGACCTGTGTTTGATCGGAGAAGCACCTCTGTTGAAAGAGTTAGTTCCCTTGCAGAGAGTTTTAGATCTCCTCAAGATATTGAATCTCCTCATAGGGAAAGCCCTAGCAGAGGTTTTGATAGACGGAGTGGTTCTAAAGAGCGATCAGTTTCTAGTCAACAACAACCAGTATCTCAACCATTTGTGCCAGCGTCAGCTGAACTTCAGCTATCTAGAGCTGTCCCTGAGCAAATGCCAAGAGGCGAAGATGTCGAGCGAAGGAGTGTGTCAGTAGAGAGAAGCCCAAGGCCTGAGGCCCGCAAAGAACCTTGTCCACGAGTACAGAGGAGTGGCTCTTATGATGAGTACAATCATTCAATAGATAAGCTGAATCAGAGCTTAACTGACCTGCAAGGAGAAATTATGAAACTTTCTCTGAAGCAAATCAAGCAGAGGTCTGAGGCGGCCAAGGAccagaggtcaaggtcaaagtctcCGCCAAATATGCTGGATGTCAGACAGAAGACCATGCCTGAAAGGGATAGCTCAGAAGGTGAAGGTCAGGGTCAAGATGAGAGGTCACGTAGTTTACAGCCCACACATAACCTGGGTCAAGCCCGCAGTTCATCAGAGCCTAGGCAGGTCCAGCAAGAGAATGAACAGATTGGTAACTACAACTCCAGCACCTTGCCTCGACCTTTGAACAACTTtcctcaaggtcatggtcacttgTCCAACCAGCCATTTATGATGCAGCACCCGGCCTCAGTGGCAGGACTGACAGGTCCTGTCTATGGTAGCCCCAGTCAGTACATTCCCTCACCCGGGCAGGCAGGCATGCCGCCCACAGCCCAGCAGTATGGCAGCTATATCATGGGCCCTGGGGGCATGCCCCAGTATCAACACAGCCCACCCCAGATGTATTCTCCAGGGGTCCATTCCATGTACCAAGGCCATCCAGGTCAGCCCTACCCCGGGGCACAGCACATAGTTTCCCCCCAGTCACAGCAACCAATACCTTACTCCACTGTCTACTCCTCCCCTACAACACATTTTCAGCCTGTGCAGCCCCTAGCCGCCACCTACACCACCTCCGCCCATCAACATGTGGCTTACACCCCTCCCAGCTCCCACCCAGCCAACTTCCTGCCTGCTTCATACCCTCCCCAGCAACAGCAGGTGCTACAGACTGGTATAGAGTCTTTGCCAATGCAACCAGTCCAGACTGGATCTAGTCAAGTTAACCAGTCCAGAGGACAGCCAAATGTTACGACTGATTCACTAGGGTCTACTGCTGAAGTAAGTCAACCTTATGTTCCAAAAAGTGACAGGCAAATGACTAATGATAATACTGAAGCAGATCAGAATGGATTCTTTGTGTCAATGAATGAAGGTTCACCAAGAAGAATGAAGGCAAAACCACAGCTAAGTGATAGAAGAGCAAAAAATGACTCCTTTTCAAGTGATAAATCAGATTCTTCCAATAAGACATCAGAAAGTGTGGAGACTAGTAATAAAACAGATACAAACAAGTATGGCTCCTCTGTGATAGCTGACTTTGCCCAGGACATGAGCAGGGGTCAAGATGTTTCCCCTGCTGCAAAGGCCCCAGGGGGTGATACTAGTGTACAGGAGCCTGTTGCGGATACCAGTCATCAATCTGACACATCAGCGGTGGGGTTTGTGATTGGCCAGGATGAGAGTACGCTGGATCAG AGTGCTGAGGAGGAGATGCAGCGACGTAaagaaaaattagaaaaaatgaGGCTAAAACGTCAAGAGGAGGCTGAGAAGAAGAGGCTACGATTAGAGCAGGAGGCCGCACGACGTAGGGAGGCAGAACA GATGAAGCAGGACGAGAGTGAGCGCCGTAAGTCGTCGGATAAGGCCCGACGAGAGGCGATATTCCAACAGTACATTAGTAAGAAAGAAGAGGACGATGATTCCGTAAAGCCCCGCACCAAACAGAAACCAAGGCCCAAGTCCATGTTTGTCAAGGGCGGGCCAGACTTTACTGAAG